In Nicotiana tabacum cultivar K326 chromosome 19, ASM71507v2, whole genome shotgun sequence, one DNA window encodes the following:
- the LOC107831858 gene encoding UMP-CMP kinase 3 isoform X1 has protein sequence MGLQQLHCEFRYRFSRFAACMQQHRRQERAEIRGAGSLPTNKKVSVIFVLGGPGSGKGTQCANIVENFGYTHLSAGDLLRAEIKSGSENGTMISNMIKEGKIVPSEVTIKLLQRAIQENGNDKFLIDGFPRNEENRAAFESVTGIEPEFVLFFDCPEEEMERRLLGRNQGREDDNIDTIRKRFKVFLESSLPVIEYYNSKGKVRKIDAAKPVGEVFEAVKAVFAPAVEKVAA, from the exons ATGGGGCTACAGCAATTGCACTGTGAATTTAGATACCGATTTTCTAGATTTGCAGCATGCATGCAGCAACACCGACGCCAAGAAAGAGCGGAAATAAGG GGAGCAGGAAGCCTGCCAACCAACAAGAAGGTCTCTGTTATTTTTGTTCTAG GTGGCCCAGGCAGTGGTAAGGGCACCCAGTGTGCTAATATTGTTGAAAACTTTGGGTACACCCATCTAAGTGCTGGTGATCTTCTCCGAGCAGAAATAAAATCTGGTTCAGAGAATGG GACGATGATTTCAAACATGATTAAAGAAGGGAAAATTGTACCATCAGAGGTAACAATTAAGCTTCTCCAACGAGCAATTCAGGAAAATGGGAACGACAAATTTCTTATTGATGGTTTCCCTCGCAATGAGGAGAACCGTGCAGCTTTTGAGTCAGTT ACTGGAATTGAGCCTGAGTTTGTGCTCTTCTTTGATTGTCCTGAAGAAGAGATGGAGAGACGCCTTTTGGGTCGGAACCAG GGAAGAGAAGATGATAATATTGATACAATAAGGAAGCGATTCAAGGTTTTCCTGGAATCTAGTTTACCTGTTATTGAATATTACAACTCCAAGGGGAAGGTTCGAAAG ATTGATGCTGCAAAACCTGTTGGAGAAGTATTTGAAGCAGTTAAAGCTGTTTTTGCCCCAGCTGTTGAGAAG GTTGCTGCCTAG
- the LOC107831858 gene encoding UMP-CMP kinase 3 isoform X2, translated as MGTVVDSSNQGAGSLPTNKKVSVIFVLGGPGSGKGTQCANIVENFGYTHLSAGDLLRAEIKSGSENGTMISNMIKEGKIVPSEVTIKLLQRAIQENGNDKFLIDGFPRNEENRAAFESVTGIEPEFVLFFDCPEEEMERRLLGRNQGREDDNIDTIRKRFKVFLESSLPVIEYYNSKGKVRKIDAAKPVGEVFEAVKAVFAPAVEKVAA; from the exons ATGGGGACTGTTGTCGATTCTTCTAACCAG GGAGCAGGAAGCCTGCCAACCAACAAGAAGGTCTCTGTTATTTTTGTTCTAG GTGGCCCAGGCAGTGGTAAGGGCACCCAGTGTGCTAATATTGTTGAAAACTTTGGGTACACCCATCTAAGTGCTGGTGATCTTCTCCGAGCAGAAATAAAATCTGGTTCAGAGAATGG GACGATGATTTCAAACATGATTAAAGAAGGGAAAATTGTACCATCAGAGGTAACAATTAAGCTTCTCCAACGAGCAATTCAGGAAAATGGGAACGACAAATTTCTTATTGATGGTTTCCCTCGCAATGAGGAGAACCGTGCAGCTTTTGAGTCAGTT ACTGGAATTGAGCCTGAGTTTGTGCTCTTCTTTGATTGTCCTGAAGAAGAGATGGAGAGACGCCTTTTGGGTCGGAACCAG GGAAGAGAAGATGATAATATTGATACAATAAGGAAGCGATTCAAGGTTTTCCTGGAATCTAGTTTACCTGTTATTGAATATTACAACTCCAAGGGGAAGGTTCGAAAG ATTGATGCTGCAAAACCTGTTGGAGAAGTATTTGAAGCAGTTAAAGCTGTTTTTGCCCCAGCTGTTGAGAAG GTTGCTGCCTAG
- the LOC107773519 gene encoding uncharacterized protein LOC107773519, with protein MATTSLSSSVASLCFSLSSELLPSDCREKPNSLSWSSSFPQLKLSASSISIPCPSNLSLRQKFVIEAAWTRRSRSEAAKRPNRKSWKQRTDMYLRPFLLNIFFSKRFIHAKVMHRGTSKVISVATTNAKDLRNTLPSLIDNNAARVIGKLIAERSKEADVYAIAYEPGRNERIEGRLGIILDTIQENGIIFV; from the exons ATGGCTACTACTTCCCTTTCTTCTTCAGTAGCATCTCTCTGTTTCTCCCTTTCCTCCGAATTGCTTCCATCTGACTGTAGAGAGAAACCTAATTCCCTTTCATGGTCTTCTTCTTTTCCCCAACTCAAACTTTCTGCTTCTTCCATTTCCATTCCATGCCCTTCTAATCTCTCTCTCCGCCAG AAATTTGTCATTGAGGCTGCATGGACAAGAAGATCTCGGAGTGAAGCTGCAAAAAGGCCCAACAGGAAATCATGGAAACAAAGGACGGATATGTATTTGAGACCTTTTTTActaaacattttcttttcaaaacgATTTATCCATGCAAAAGTCATGCATCGAGGAACCAGCAAGGTGATCTCTGTAGCTACCACAAACGCGAAAGACTTAAGGAACACATTGCCTTCCCTTATTGACAACAATGCTGCCAGGGTGATAGGCAAGTTGATTGCAGAGCGATCAAAAGAAGCTGATGTCTACGCCATTGCATATGAGCCCGGAAGGAATGAACGAATTGAAGGTAGACTTGGGATTATTCTCGACACTATCCAAGAAAATGGCATCATATTTGTTTAA
- the LOC107831857 gene encoding pentatricopeptide repeat-containing protein At1g06270-like, whose product MAASKLHLSVRPICRSFVSSAKLLEESIKAVVEAKRYEHIPDILSSSKGSYHNPNPFSFLSTFPENTRIQIVDEILQSFIPVRPRSRSRIAYSSLLSYTLQSSNPLPLALAIIQCTLRSGCLPVPQTHLLLSTAWLEHRSKSHSVSSILLEMQDIGYSPDCGTCNYIISSLCKVDQIDEAVNVLKGMARAGCIPDLDSYGALIDNLSELRMTPAIIEMVNEMVVRFGLSPRKDTLVKALAAIRANKEIWRAIEVIEFLQNEGVHVGFECYELVLEGCLENRQFVLAGKFVIEMTKRGFIPYIRSRQKVVEGLANIGEWELANAVRQRFAELRS is encoded by the coding sequence ATGGCAGCTTCAAAGCTGCATTTGTCTGTTCGTCCCATTTGTCGTTCTTTTGTATCTTCAGCAAAACTGCTTGAAGAATCCATTAAAGCAGTGGTGGAAGCAAAAAGATATGAACATATTCCTGATATTTTGAGCTCCTCTAAAGGGTCTTACCACAATCCAAATCCCTTTTCATTTTTATCCACCTTTCCTGAGAACACAAGAATCCAAATTGTTGACGAAATTTTACAATCTTTTATTCCAGTCAGGCCTCGTTCTCGCTCTCGAATTGCATATTCCTCTCTCCTTTCCTACACCCTCCAAAGCTCAAATCCTCTCCCACTCGCTCTTGCCATTATCCAGTGTACCCTTCGCTCTGGCTGCCTTCCTGTACCTCAAACTCACCTCCTACTCTCCACTGCCTGGCTTGAACATCGGAGTAAATCTCATTCTGTTTCAAGCATATTGTTGGAAATGCAGGATATAGGATATAGCCCTGATTGTGGCACTTGCAATTACATCATTTCATCGCTTTGCAAGGTTGATCAGATAGATGAAGCAGTTAATGTATTGAAGGGCATGGCCCGGGCTGGTTGTATCCCAGATTTGGATAGTTACGGTGCTTTAATTGACAACTTATCCGAGCTAAGAATGACGCCTGCTATCATAGAGATGGTGAATGAAATGGTTGTGAGGTTTGGCttgagcccgagaaaagacactTTGGTGAAAGCATTGGCAGCAATACGAGCTAACAAAGAGATATGGAGAGCGATTGAAGTAATTGAGTTCTTACAAAATGAGGGTGTCCATGTTGGGTTCGAGTGCTACGAGTTAGTCCTTGAAGGGTGCTTAGAGAACCGCCAGTTTGTTTTAGCTGGAAAATTTGTGATAGAAATGACCAAGAGAGGGTTCATACCGTACATAAGGTCAAGGCAAAAGGTTGTTGAAGGCCTGGCAAATATTGGTGAATGGGAACTTGCCAATGCTGTGAGGCAGAGATTTGCAGAACTAAGGTCATAG